The region TGGACGTAGAGGACCCCCGCGTCGAAGGCCGCGCCGAAGCCGACCGTGACGCGGGCGATCAGCTGGAAGTCCCCCTCCGGCGCCCCGAGGAGGCGGGGCGCGTCTGAGGCGGGGTCCAGTGCCTCGTCGGTGGGCGGTACGAAACGGTCCTGGCGGGGGCCTGCCCAGCCGGTGAGGATCCCGTCCTCGTGCGACCAGTGCCCGTCAGGCCCGTAGGTGCGGAGCGGGAAGGGAAGTTCGGGAAGTTCGACGTCCATTCGCCAATCCTCTCAGGCCCACTGCCGCGCCCCCGCAGGGGCGCGGGGAACTGCGCGACCAGCCACAACGGCCCCGCAGCCCGCGAACAACCACAACCCCAACGGCGCTACCGCTCCAGGTGACCGTCGTAGCGTCGAGGCAACCCCAGCGGGTTGTCGTCCCGCAGCTCCGGCGGCAGCAGCGTCTCCGGCGCGTTCTGGTACGCCACCGGCCGCAGCCAGCGCTCGATCGCCGTACCGCCGACCGACGTCGAGGTCGAGGTCGTCGCCGGGTAGGGACCGCCGTGGTGCTGGGCGGGGGCGACGGCGACACCGGTGGGCCAGCCGTTGACCAGGACGCGCCCGGCGAGCGGCGTCAGCTCGGCGAGGATCTCCGCGCCGCGGCCTTCGCCCGCCGCCTCCTCCGTCGACAACTGCACGGTCGCGGTGAGGTTGCCGGGAAGGCGGGAGAGGACCGCGCTGGCCTCGGACTCGTCCTCGTAGCGGGCGACGACCGTGAGCGGGCCGAAGCACTCTTCCAGGAGCAGGTCGTGCTCGCCCTCGGTGGCGAGCTTCTGCGCGGGCACGGTCAGGAAGCCGGGGCTCACGGTGTGCTCGCCGCCCGAGCCCGGGGTCACCGGGGTCTCGACGCCGGGGAGCCCGGCGCGCTCGGCGACACCCGCGATGAAGTTGTCGCGCATGCGGTGGTCCAGGAGGACGCCCGCGTCGGTGTCGCTGACGGCGTCGGTCAGGGACTTCACCAGGCGGTCGCCCGCCGCGCCCGCGGGTGCCAGGACCAGGCCCGGCTTCACGCAGAACTGGCCGACGCCCAGCGTCATCGAGCCCGCGAGCCCGGCGCCGATCTCCTCGGCGCGCTCGGCCGCCGCGGCCTCGGTGATCACGACGGGGTTGAGGGAGCCCAGCTCGCCGTGGAAGGGGATCGGCGCGGGGCGCGCGGCCGCCGCGTCGAACAGGGCCCGGCCGCCGCGCACGGAGCCGGTGAACCCGGCCGCCGCGACCAGCGGGTGCTTGACGAGTTCGACGCCCGCCTCGAAGCCGTGCACGAGGCCGACGACACCGCCCGGGATGTCGTGCCGGGCGGCGGCCCGGCGCAGTACGGCCGCGACCAGCTCGGAGAGCGCCGGGTGGTCGGGGTGGGCCTTGACCACGACCGGGCAGCCGGCCGCCAGCGCGCTCGCGGTGTCGCCGCCGGCGACGGAGAAGGCGAAGGGGAAGTTGGAGGCGGAGTAGACGGCGACGACACCCAGCGGCACCTTGTAGCGGCGCAGGTCCGGGATCGGCGGGGTCGCCGTGTCGTCGGGGTGGTTGATGACGACGTCGAGGAAGGCGCCCTCGTCGACGATGCCGCCGAAGGCCCGCAG is a window of Streptomyces sp. NBC_00271 DNA encoding:
- a CDS encoding aldehyde dehydrogenase (NADP(+)), yielding MAAAPVWSVDPRTGKQREQVAVEATAQEVDEAVRAAHAARGALVDRTVRAAFLRTAADLLEAAKEQLVEAADAETALGPVRLTGELARTCYQLRAFGGIVDEGAFLDVVINHPDDTATPPIPDLRRYKVPLGVVAVYSASNFPFAFSVAGGDTASALAAGCPVVVKAHPDHPALSELVAAVLRRAAARHDIPGGVVGLVHGFEAGVELVKHPLVAAAGFTGSVRGGRALFDAAAARPAPIPFHGELGSLNPVVITEAAAAERAEEIGAGLAGSMTLGVGQFCVKPGLVLAPAGAAGDRLVKSLTDAVSDTDAGVLLDHRMRDNFIAGVAERAGLPGVETPVTPGSGGEHTVSPGFLTVPAQKLATEGEHDLLLEECFGPLTVVARYEDESEASAVLSRLPGNLTATVQLSTEEAAGEGRGAEILAELTPLAGRVLVNGWPTGVAVAPAQHHGGPYPATTSTSTSVGGTAIERWLRPVAYQNAPETLLPPELRDDNPLGLPRRYDGHLER